From Miscanthus floridulus cultivar M001 chromosome 15, ASM1932011v1, whole genome shotgun sequence, the proteins below share one genomic window:
- the LOC136506656 gene encoding short-chain dehydrogenase ptmH-like, which yields MATGDGDDDGQQQRQDGEQQPVVLITGCAKGGIGYEYCQAFAGLGCHVVATDVPDRVPSLAADLGGTLSTEALPLDVTSDASVSAAVRDVLARHGRIDVLLNNAGVGCTGPLAELSPAAVSRAMDVNFMGQVRTVRAVAPHMAERGAGRVVNVGSVVGTTATPWAAPYCASKAAVHAATDALRLELRPFGVHVVKVVAGAIRSGLGRANAAQLAAGGQEWRMYRDFAAAIEERGRASQTRKSTDAGVFARHVARRVMSARPPREIVYGNMTLLFAALAASPAGVRDAFFAWRFGLNKKPR from the coding sequence ATGGccaccggcgacggcgacgatgaCGGCCAGCAGCAGCGGCAGGACGGCGAGCAGCAGCCGGTGGTGCTCATCACGGGGTGCGCCAAGGGCGGGATCGGGTACGAGTACTGCCAGGCCTTCGCGGGCCTGGGCTGCCACGTGGTGGCCACCGACGTCCCGGACCGAGTCCCCAGCCTAGCCGCCGACCTCGGGGGCACGCTGTCCACGGAGGCGCTGCCGCTCGACGTGACCTCAGACGCCAGCGTCTCCGCGGCCGTCCGCGACGTGCTGGCGCGGCACGGCCGCATCGACGTGCTGCTCAACAACGCCGGGGTCGGGTGCACGGGCCCGCTGGCGGAGCTGTCCCCGGCCGCCGTGTCCCGCGCGATGGACGTCAACTTCATGGGCCAGGTCCGCACCGTGCGCGCCGTGGCGCCCCACATGGCGGAGCGCGGGGCCGGGCGCGTCGTCAACGTGGGCAGCGTGGTGGGCACCACCGCCACGCCCTGGGCCGCGCCCTACTGCGCGTCCAAGGCCGCTGTGCACGCCGCCACCGACGCCCTGCGCCTCGAGCTCCGCCCCTTCGGTGTGCACGTCGTCAAGGTCGTCGCGGGCGCCATCAGGTCCGGGCTGGGCCGCGCCAACGCCGCGCAGCTCGCCGCCGGCGGACAGGAGTGGCGGATGTACCGGGACTTCGCGGCGGCCATCGAGGAGCGGGGCCGGGCGTCGCAGACGAGGAAGTCCACAGACGCCGGCGTCTTCGCTAGGCACGTGGCGCGACGGGTCATGAGCGCGCGACCTCCCAGGGAGATCGTCTACGGCAACATGACGCTGCTGTTCGCCGCGCTCGCGGCGTCGCCTGCAGGGGTGCGCGACGCCTTCTTCGCATGGCGCTTCGGGCTCAACAAGAAGCCACGCTAG
- the LOC136509565 gene encoding uncharacterized protein, translating into MGQQEELAAVLKPPAAVVFSWEPVAVTTKPAAAEARGDTIVMPPGSPTKKAAAAPPARRLSVPPPPGRAATRSLSSRAGGRAVRPEDDPFLAAYLACTKSSRGGSRDAGGTPGEGKQGRSRFTWARLGLSCKSSAGVVERSMVKVAKRPELDPRDA; encoded by the coding sequence ATGGGGCAGCAGGAGGAATTAGCGGCCGTGCTGAAGCCGCCGGCCGCCGTGGTCTTCTCGTGGGAGCCAGTCGCAGTCACCACCAAGCCGGCCGCCGCGGAAGCCCGCGGGGACACCATCGTCATGCCGCCCGGGAGCCCGACGAAGAAGGCGGCAGCGGCACCGCCGGCGCGCCGGCTCTcggtgccgccgccgccaggcCGGGCCGCGACGAGAAGCCTGTCGTCGAGGGCCGGCGGCCGCGCCGTGCGGCCGGAGGACGACCCGTTCCTGGCCGCGTACCTGGCGTGCACCAAGAGCAGCAGAGGCGGCAGCAGGGACGCCGGTGGCACGCCGGGGGAGGGCAAGCAGGGCCGGAGCCGGTTCACGTGGGCGCGCCTCGGGCTCTCCTGCAAGAGCTCcgccggcgtcgtcgagcggAGCATGGTGAAGGTGGCCAAACGGCCGGAGTTGGATCCTAGAGATGCCTGA
- the LOC136507828 gene encoding uncharacterized protein, translating into MATSCGTARRLSDLLQEQQEPFLLHHLLLQDHDDSATPARPPAAARRSLLCGSTATVTNLALRWADDLLAGCFLCAATRQRFRRLPRADRVGDVVAPADCHDGAGDCGRQLSPVSVLDLHSDDDSSPVPSHRDEHSDVDGNRKPSTSGTGTSPSPPSIHDLDLPGKTPAMEVERFQRKSVASVWDCEWESVAADISRIPSLVELDLSVSPLDDWRRLVVGGGEEEARQVAQSIEAMIFEEVRWEAVRDMLCSPQH; encoded by the exons ATGGCCACCAGCTGCGGCACTGCCAGGCGTCTCTCGGACCTGCTCCAGGAGCAGCAGGAGCccttcctcctccaccacctcctcctccaagaCCACGACGACAGCGCCACGccggcccgcccgcccgccgccgcgaGGAGGAGCCTGCTGTGCGGGAGCACGGCCACCGTCACCAATCTGGCTCTGCGCTGGGCGGACGACCTCCTCGCCGGCTGCTTCCTGTGCGCCGCCACGCGCCAGAGGTTCCGCCGCCTGCCGCGCGCCGACAGAGTCGGAGATGTCGTCGCTCCCGCCGACTGCCACGACGGCGCCGGAGACTGCGGGAGGCAGCTCAGCCCCGTGTCCGTCCTGGACCTGCACtccgacgacgattcatcgcccGTGCCCAGCCACC GGGATGAGCACAGCGACGTCGATGGCAATCGCAAGCCGTCGACCTCAGGGACAGggacctcgccgtcgccgccatccATCCACGACCTCGACCTCCCTGGCAAGACTCCCGCAATGGAGGTGGAGAGGTTTCAGAGGAAGAGCGTCGCGTCTGTCTGGGACTGCGAGTGGGAGAGCGTGGCAGCGGACATCTCCCGCATCCCGAGCCTGGTGGAGCTCGACTTGTCCGTGTCGCCGCTGGACGACTGGCGCCGCCTCGTCGTCGGCGGCGGGGAAGAGGAGGCCCGGCAGGTGGCGCAGAGCATCGAAGCTATGATCTTCGAGGAGGTCAGGTGGGAGGCCGTCCGTGACATGCTCTGCTCGCCACAACACTGA
- the LOC136509488 gene encoding ocs element-binding factor 1-like — MAHQQLPMLSEWDPALDLEVEAFLSDIGFGFLGPDPTPTSPTTPTPPLPLDVTTTATATTTSAATVATPPEDDTSASAPSLSAGVADDAELAERRLRRRISNRESARRSRARKQQHLEELRGRAARLRAGNRDLAARLRGVQARAALVRLTNARLRAEAGALTRRLAAASRALALRQIYAASASASGSAGGPGAGSGTSGFFELQALASLIA, encoded by the coding sequence ATGGCCCACCAGCAGCTCCCCATGCTGTCGGAGTGGGACCCCGCCCTGGACCTCGAGGTCGAGGCGTTCCTCTCCGACATCGGCTTCGGCTTCCTCGGACCTGACCCCACACCCACGTCGCCCACGACTCCGACGCCGCCACTGCCCCTGGACGTGACGACGACGGCCACTGCTACGACTACCTCAGCCGCCACCGTAGCCACGCCGCCGGAGGAtgacacgtcggcgtcggcgccaTCGCTGTCCGCAGGAGTCGCCGACGACGCCGAGCTGGCGGAGCGTCGGCTCCGGCGCCGGATCTCGAACCGCGAGTCGGCGCGGCGGTCCCGCGCCCGCAAGCAGCAGCACCTGGAGGAGCTCCGGGGCCGCGCCGCCCGCCTCCGCGCCGGCAACCGCGACCTCGCCGCGCGGCTCCGCGGCGTGCAGGCCCGCGCCGCGCTGGTCCGCCTCACCAACGCCCGCCTGCGCGCCGAGGCCGGCGCCCTCACccgccgcctcgccgccgccagcCGCGCCCTCGCGCTGCGCCAGATCTATGccgcgtccgcgtccgcgtcTGGTAGTGCCGGCGGCCCCGGCGCCGGCAGCGGTACCAGCGGCTTCTTCGAGCTGCAGGCGCTCGCCTCGCTGATCGCGTAG